From the genome of Faecalibacterium prausnitzii:
CCCGAACCCCAACGAGAGTGAACATGACGCCTTCATTTCCGGCCACGGCAACACCGCGCTGTCGGTCGGCATCGGCATTGCGTGGGCCAAAAAGCTGCGGGGGGAGCCGGGGCAGGTGATCGTGCTCATCGGCGACGGTGCCTTTACTGGCGGCATGGTCTACGAGGGGATGAACAACATCGGCAGCCTGGACAATCTGCTCGTCGTTCTGAACGACAACAAGATGTCCATCTCCAAAAATGTAGGCGCGCTGTCCCGCTATCTCAAGCGTCTGCGCACCACCAATCGCTACTTCGATGCCAAGGAGAACGTGCGCAGCTTTCTGGACCACGTGCCTGTGGTCGGCACACCGCTCAAGGTGGCCATCCAGAACAGCAAGGCCATGGTGCGCCGCGCTATGTACCACTCCACCATGTTTGAGGATATGGGCTTCCATTACTACGGCCCCTTTGACGGCAACAATGAGCAGGAAGTCGAACGGATCCTGCGCAGCATCCATAAGCAGCCCGGCCCGCACTTCCTGCATGTCGTCACGAAAAAGGGCAAGGGTTACGCGCCCGCCGAGAGCAACCCCGGCAACTTCCATGGGGTCTCGAAGTTCGACCTCATCGACAGCATCCCGGACCCGGAGGTCGCCCCGAAGGAATCGTTCTCGACCGTATTCGGCAACCTGCTGAATCAGGAGGGAGCAGCGGACAAAACCATCTGCGCCATCACGGCAGCGATGAAGTACGGCACCGGTCTGCAATTCTTTGCACACACGCACCCGGAGCGGTTCTTTGATGTAGGCATGGCCGAGCAGCACGCAGTGACCTTTGCCGCCGGTCTTGCCAGCCAAGGGATGCTGCCGGTGGTCTGCATTTATTCCACTTTTTTACAGCGCTCCTATGACCAGATCATCCACGACGTCAATCTGCTCAATGAGAACGTCGTCTTCGCCATCGACCGTGCCGGTTTTGTCCCGGCCGATGGTGAGACCCATCAGGGCATCTTTGACCCGGCTTTCCTGAGCCAGGTCGGCATCCCCATCTATTCGCCGTCGAACTATGCGGAGCTGCGGCACTGGCTGCCGGTCCTGCTGGGCAAGGACCAGAAAGGCCCCCGCGCCATCCGCTATCCGCGCGGTGGCGAAAGCGCGGTGCTGGCGGCTTACGGCTGTTCGGGCAAAGCGTACGACCGGATGCACACGGCACCCGGCGCGCAGGTCGCACTGGTCAGCTACGCCGACGAAGTGGAGGATGTGCTCCAGGCAGCTCAGATTCTGGGGGAGGAAAACCTGCCCTGCGATGTTTATAAGCTTGTAAAGGTGTTCCCCTTTACAGATGATTTCATTGACGAAATCCGTCGTTATCCGGTCGTTTTGTTTGCCGAAGAGTGTGTCGCCTGCGGCGGCATCGGCGAGCACCTCGAAGCCGCACTGTATCAGGCAGGCTGGAAGGGAACTTACATCCACCGGGCTGTTGAAAACGTTCGTCTGCCCCACGCGACCGTCCCGCAGATCAAGGAGGCGACCGGTCTGGACGCCGCCCATCTGGCGCAGGCAGTCCGTGAGCACAGGAAAGGAGAAACTGCATCTTGAAAATCCGATTGGATCAATATCTGGTTCAGCATGGCCTGATCCAGAGCCGTGAACGTGCCAAAGCCATGATCATGTCCGGCGTCGTCTTCGTCAACGAGCAGAAGGTGGACAAGGCCGGTGAGATGATCAAGGAAGACGCCAAAGTCGAGGTGCGCGGCCACGACATCGGTTATGTCAGCCGCGGTGGTCTGAAGCTGGAAAAAGCAATGCAGTGCTTTCCACTGACCCCCAACGGCAAGGTCTGCATGGACATCGGTGCGTCCACCGGCGGCTTCACCGACTGCATGCTGCAAAATGGTGCGGTCAAGGTCTATGCCGTCGATGTCGGCTACGGCCAGCTGGCCTGGAAACTGCGCACCGACGAGCGGGTCGTGAACATGGAACGCACCAACATCCGCAGCGTCACCCCCGACCAGCTGGGCGAACCCATTGAATTTTTCAGTGTAGATGTCTCGTTCATCTCGCTGCATCATATCTTCCCGGTGGCGCAGGCGATCACCACACCGGACGCCATGGGCGTCTGTCTGGTCAAGCCGCAGTTCGAGGCCGGCCGCGAAAAGGTCGGCAAGAATGGCGTCGTGCGCGACCCGGCCACCCATTGCGAGGTGCTGCACAATGCGATGGGCTACGCAGCGGCCAACGGCTTCGCCGTGCGCGGGCTGGATTTCAGCCCCGTCAAAGGCCCGGAAGGCAACATTGAGTACCTGATGTTCGTGCAGAAGAGCGCAGAGCCCGCCGTGCTGGACGACAGCGTGGCAAAACAGGTCGTGGAAGCCAGCCATTCGACGCTGGACCACTGAGAGCAGAAAGAAGGTGCTGGGTGTGACTGTTTATATTTCACCCAACCCCGGCAAAGCGATGGCCTACGGCATCTCGCAGCGGGCCGCACAGATCCTGCTGACCCACGGTGCCAGGGTGCTGATGCAGACCGACCTCAAGGCTGTGTGCGACACGATGGGCGTGGAGTATCTGCCGCAGGAGGAATGCCTCGAAAAAACGGATGTCATCCTGACCATCGGCGGGGATGGCACCATCCTGCACGAGGCCAACCTCTCGCTGGAATACCGGAAGCCCATCCTCGGCATCAACCTGGGGCGCTGCGGCTTTCTGGCCACCTGTGAGATCAACGAGATGGAACAGAAGCTCTCTGCCGTTGCGCGGGGAGATTATCTGCTGGACAACCGGATGCTGCTTTATGTCCGCGTTCTGGGCGACGACAGCTGGGAGGGCCACGCCCTCAACGATGTCGTCATCACCAAAGGCCGTTTGCAGCAGGCCATTGATTTCAGCATCTACTGCGATGACATTCTGGTCGAGCATTACCGCGGAGATGGTGTGATCGTGGCTACGCCAACCGGCTCCACGGCCTATTCACTGGCGGCCGGCGGGCCCATCCTGGACTCGCAGACCAAGGGCGTGGTCGTCACGCCCATCTGCCCGCACAGTCTGGCCAGTCCGGCCATGGTGTTTGCACAGGAACGCAAGATCAACATCTGCGTCGGTCAGGTCGCGGACGAGGAAGTCTTCGTCAGCTGCGATGGTGCGGCAGGCTATTCTCTGCATGCTGGTGCCACCGCCGAAGTGCGGCTGAGTGACCAGATCGTGCAGCTCATCACCTTCAGCAAAGCCGACCAGTTTCAGGCCATCGACCAGAAACTGCGCGGCAGACGGTAAGTTTTGACAGAAAGGGGAACCGATATGGCCAGCAGCCGAGGCGATGCCAAAACCAAGCGGGAGCGTCAGCAGACGATCCTGCGGCTGATCCAGGAGCATCCGATCAGCCGTCAGGAGTCCCTGCTCGACCACCTGCGAAATGAGGGATTCGATGCCACACAGGCCACGATCTCCCGCGATATCCGGGAGCTCAGCCTGGTCAAAGCGGCCACGAGCACCGGCTACCGGTATGTTTCCAGCCATAACGAGGCGCTGAACCCGAAGATCCAGAGCCGTTTTGAGACGATCTTCCACGAGTCTGTTCTGGGGGTGGATTTTGCCGGACACGTCGTTCTGGTCAAATGCTACTCCGGCATGGCGAACGCCGCCTGTGAGGTGTTTGACGCCCTGAAATGGAAAAATGTTGTCGGAACTTTGTCCGGCGACGATACCTTCCTGATCGTGGCCCGCTCGGAGCGCGATGCAAAGACCATCTGCTCGGAGCTGACCCACCACATCGGACAGAAATAATGCGGGAGAAATTACCATGCTGAGCAGCCTGCAAATTGAAAATGTTGCAGTCATCCAGAAAGCCGACGTGCATTTTGAAAAGGGCCTGAACGTCCTCACCGGCGAGACGGGCGCGGGCAAGTCGATTTTGATTGACTCCATCAATGCCATTCTCGGCAACCGGACGTCCAAAGACCTTGTGCGCACCGGGGCGGCCAAAGCGGTCATCCGTGCCGCCTTTGATGACGTGCCGGGTGCTGTGCTGGACAGCCTGGAAAAGGCCGGATATGAGCGCTCCGATGCTCTGACCCTGAGCCGCGAGATCACAGCCGAAGGCAAAAGCACCTGCCGCATCAATGGGATGCCTGCCACAGCCGCCATCCTGCGGGAGCTGTGCGGCGGGCTGATCAACATCAACGGCCAGCACGACTCCGTCGGCCTGCTGAACCCGGCCCATCACGAGGGGATTTTGGACGCTTATGCGCAGAATGATGCCGCATTTCAGGCGTATTATACCGTTTACCGGGAGCTGATCAAGGTCAAAAAAGAGCTGGATGCCATCATCACCGATGAGACCGAAAAGCAGCGGAAGATCGACCTGCTGAGCTATCAGGTGCAGGAGATCGAGGATGCCGCCCTGACCGAAGGCGAGGAGGAGACGCTGGACGCCCGCCGCAAGGTGCTGGCGAACGCCTCCACCATCCGGGAGCGGATCTCTCAGTGCTATGCGCTTCTTTCCGGCGATGATGAGACGCCCGGCGCAGTGGACCTGCTGGGCGAAGCCTCCAACGCGATCGACGCAGCGGCGCAGGTGGACAACACGCTTTCGGATGCCGCCGGGCAGCTGCTCGACCTCTACTATACGGCCAAAGACGTCTCGGCTGACCTCATCGGGCGGCTGGACGGATATGATACAAATGATGCAGAGCTGGACGAGATCGAGCAGCGCATCGACCTCATCTACAAGCTCAAGCGCAAGTATGGCGACACGGTGGAAGACATCATCGCCTTTGGAAAGGCCGCGCGGGAGGAGCTGGACCGCATCCAGTTTTCGCAGGAGCGGGCCGAACATCTGCAAGCGGAAAAACACCGTCTGTATGTTCTGGCGCGGGACAAGGCCGAGGTCCTGACCCAGACCCGCCTGCGGGCCTTTGAGGAGCTGAACAGGCGCATCTCCGGTACGCTGGATTTCCTCAACATGCCCGGTGTCCGGATGACGCTCCGCCATGCGCGCGGCCCGCTGGCCAGCCATGGACAGGACAGCGTGGAATTTTATATTTCCACCAACCCCGGTGAGGCCCCGAAGCCTCTGGCAAAGATCGCGTCTGGCGGCGAGCTGAGCCGCATTACACTGGCCATCAAGAACGCGATGGCCGATAAAGATGCCGTGCCCACCGTCATCTACGATGAGATTGACAGCGGCGTTTCGGGCAAGGCGGCCAGCCGCATCGGCGAGGTGCTCAAGCAGAGCGCGCAGGATCATCAGATTCTCTGCATCACGCACACGGCACAGATCGCCGCTCTGGCCGACTGCCATCTGCTTATCCAGAAAAATGTTGCAAACGAGCGCACCTATACCGAGATCCATCCGCTGGATCAGGAGGGCCGGGTGGATGCTCTGGCGCACATCATCTCCGGCGACCATGTCACCGAACTTTCCCGTGCCAACGCACGGGAAATGCTGGGCCTTGCCGAGAGCGAAACTCGTGATTGACAAGTTTCTGGAATTGTGCTACACTGGCTTATGTTGAAAGGCGATGAAGGGAACAAGTACCCTGAAGCGCTCTGCCCAGAGAGGCCCCGGTCGGTGCAAGGGGCGTGCAGAGCAGCGGGGGAAAT
Proteins encoded in this window:
- the dxs gene encoding 1-deoxy-D-xylulose-5-phosphate synthase, yielding MNSPLLEKISQPSDLKKLSGQQVEQLCADIREFLLENVSKTGGHLASNLGAVELTVALHRVFATPQDEIVFDVGHQCYTHKLLTGRREGFAKLRQLDGLSGFPNPNESEHDAFISGHGNTALSVGIGIAWAKKLRGEPGQVIVLIGDGAFTGGMVYEGMNNIGSLDNLLVVLNDNKMSISKNVGALSRYLKRLRTTNRYFDAKENVRSFLDHVPVVGTPLKVAIQNSKAMVRRAMYHSTMFEDMGFHYYGPFDGNNEQEVERILRSIHKQPGPHFLHVVTKKGKGYAPAESNPGNFHGVSKFDLIDSIPDPEVAPKESFSTVFGNLLNQEGAADKTICAITAAMKYGTGLQFFAHTHPERFFDVGMAEQHAVTFAAGLASQGMLPVVCIYSTFLQRSYDQIIHDVNLLNENVVFAIDRAGFVPADGETHQGIFDPAFLSQVGIPIYSPSNYAELRHWLPVLLGKDQKGPRAIRYPRGGESAVLAAYGCSGKAYDRMHTAPGAQVALVSYADEVEDVLQAAQILGEENLPCDVYKLVKVFPFTDDFIDEIRRYPVVLFAEECVACGGIGEHLEAALYQAGWKGTYIHRAVENVRLPHATVPQIKEATGLDAAHLAQAVREHRKGETAS
- a CDS encoding NAD(+)/NADH kinase translates to MTVYISPNPGKAMAYGISQRAAQILLTHGARVLMQTDLKAVCDTMGVEYLPQEECLEKTDVILTIGGDGTILHEANLSLEYRKPILGINLGRCGFLATCEINEMEQKLSAVARGDYLLDNRMLLYVRVLGDDSWEGHALNDVVITKGRLQQAIDFSIYCDDILVEHYRGDGVIVATPTGSTAYSLAAGGPILDSQTKGVVVTPICPHSLASPAMVFAQERKINICVGQVADEEVFVSCDGAAGYSLHAGATAEVRLSDQIVQLITFSKADQFQAIDQKLRGRR
- a CDS encoding TlyA family RNA methyltransferase — translated: MKIRLDQYLVQHGLIQSRERAKAMIMSGVVFVNEQKVDKAGEMIKEDAKVEVRGHDIGYVSRGGLKLEKAMQCFPLTPNGKVCMDIGASTGGFTDCMLQNGAVKVYAVDVGYGQLAWKLRTDERVVNMERTNIRSVTPDQLGEPIEFFSVDVSFISLHHIFPVAQAITTPDAMGVCLVKPQFEAGREKVGKNGVVRDPATHCEVLHNAMGYAAANGFAVRGLDFSPVKGPEGNIEYLMFVQKSAEPAVLDDSVAKQVVEASHSTLDH
- a CDS encoding arginine repressor; the protein is MASSRGDAKTKRERQQTILRLIQEHPISRQESLLDHLRNEGFDATQATISRDIRELSLVKAATSTGYRYVSSHNEALNPKIQSRFETIFHESVLGVDFAGHVVLVKCYSGMANAACEVFDALKWKNVVGTLSGDDTFLIVARSERDAKTICSELTHHIGQK
- the recN gene encoding DNA repair protein RecN, which produces MLSSLQIENVAVIQKADVHFEKGLNVLTGETGAGKSILIDSINAILGNRTSKDLVRTGAAKAVIRAAFDDVPGAVLDSLEKAGYERSDALTLSREITAEGKSTCRINGMPATAAILRELCGGLININGQHDSVGLLNPAHHEGILDAYAQNDAAFQAYYTVYRELIKVKKELDAIITDETEKQRKIDLLSYQVQEIEDAALTEGEEETLDARRKVLANASTIRERISQCYALLSGDDETPGAVDLLGEASNAIDAAAQVDNTLSDAAGQLLDLYYTAKDVSADLIGRLDGYDTNDAELDEIEQRIDLIYKLKRKYGDTVEDIIAFGKAAREELDRIQFSQERAEHLQAEKHRLYVLARDKAEVLTQTRLRAFEELNRRISGTLDFLNMPGVRMTLRHARGPLASHGQDSVEFYISTNPGEAPKPLAKIASGGELSRITLAIKNAMADKDAVPTVIYDEIDSGVSGKAASRIGEVLKQSAQDHQILCITHTAQIAALADCHLLIQKNVANERTYTEIHPLDQEGRVDALAHIISGDHVTELSRANAREMLGLAESETRD